One Streptomyces sp. RPA4-2 genomic window carries:
- a CDS encoding phosphatase, with product MLSTGALRAHLLAARLAGPVATSREESLRSYRLFAARDPRVLLGLDPEWSWRERDLIELMADKCGVSADPAHTSGHDVIDPERTLAALEAFARRLGEAARNREPVLLGTGHPHRLLGFYAALADALSSAGCTVLSPAQGSSVDITTRFGLRTYNLDYVQGVALVREPGVRAPRGATGAHSHSPLPVRTVLAAAAEAGGPLPELVIGDHGWVCGAGQLGFEAMGLADTDDPALFVGEAEGRVSVVVPVDDAVRSDYYRPLTRYVLNRACLSQ from the coding sequence GTGTTGAGCACCGGAGCATTGCGCGCGCATCTGCTGGCCGCCCGGCTGGCCGGGCCCGTCGCCACCTCGCGCGAGGAGAGTCTGCGGAGTTATCGGCTCTTCGCCGCCCGGGATCCTCGGGTGCTGCTCGGACTTGATCCCGAGTGGTCCTGGCGGGAGCGGGATCTGATCGAGTTGATGGCGGACAAGTGCGGGGTTTCGGCCGATCCGGCGCACACGAGCGGGCATGATGTGATCGACCCGGAGAGGACCCTGGCCGCGCTGGAAGCCTTCGCGCGGCGGCTCGGGGAAGCGGCCCGCAACCGCGAACCGGTGCTTCTGGGTACCGGCCATCCGCATCGGCTGCTCGGTTTCTACGCCGCCCTCGCGGACGCGCTGTCGTCAGCGGGATGTACCGTCCTCAGCCCCGCGCAGGGTAGCTCTGTCGACATAACGACCCGGTTCGGTCTACGCACGTACAACCTCGACTACGTACAAGGCGTCGCGTTGGTGCGCGAACCCGGTGTGCGTGCCCCCCGCGGTGCGACCGGCGCGCACTCCCACTCGCCGCTCCCGGTTCGTACCGTCCTGGCGGCCGCGGCGGAGGCCGGAGGGCCCCTCCCGGAGCTGGTGATCGGGGACCACGGATGGGTCTGCGGAGCAGGTCAGCTGGGGTTCGAGGCCATGGGGCTGGCCGATACGGACGATCCCGCGCTCTTCGTCGGAGAGGCAGAGGGGCGGGTGTCCGTCGTCGTTCCGGTTGATGACGCTGTGCGGTCTGATTACTACCGACCGCTTACTCGCTATGTACTCAATCGAGCGTGTCTGTCACAGTAG
- a CDS encoding DUF5667 domain-containing protein has translation MIANVSAHRRANAFAQALDEQSDQGTAAEQPDGSAPSPAAAEQTEQGLLLALATGLGELPKPELDPEVKVVQRAQLVAAMEAMLLEGTAAGGEGPDRSVPEQRSHRARGAHRASGLGKLRPRSRLSKSLAAGGLTVGVAAGAFGGVAAASSDALPGDSLYGLKRGMEDIKLGLAHGDSDRGELYLDQASTRLSEARRLMERDRSGSLDHESLGEVRRALSGMQHDATEGHRLLHEAYERDGSLGPIQALSAFAQSHRQAWGALRDRLPVQLGDVSQQVSSVFAAIDQEVDPLRSLLPKPPVQEGTGRHRGASSDAPGSSGTDRPAPSASSGSTTGSHPSSSKPKPSASGSTGEGLLGGSTGGLLDPPKDTTSSSPSAGRSNPVGGAPDVTLPPLLPGLLPGLGIDSEDNR, from the coding sequence GTGATCGCGAACGTATCGGCACACCGGCGGGCGAACGCCTTCGCCCAGGCCCTGGACGAGCAGTCCGACCAGGGCACGGCGGCCGAGCAGCCCGATGGATCGGCACCGTCCCCGGCTGCTGCGGAACAGACCGAGCAGGGCCTGCTGTTGGCCCTCGCCACCGGTCTCGGCGAGCTGCCCAAACCGGAGCTGGACCCCGAGGTCAAAGTCGTGCAGCGAGCCCAGCTCGTCGCGGCGATGGAGGCCATGCTGCTGGAAGGCACCGCCGCGGGGGGCGAAGGCCCGGACCGTTCCGTGCCCGAGCAGCGCTCGCACCGGGCACGAGGCGCGCACCGGGCGAGCGGGCTGGGCAAGCTACGACCGCGTTCGCGCCTGTCCAAGAGCCTCGCCGCGGGCGGGCTCACCGTCGGCGTGGCCGCCGGAGCGTTCGGCGGTGTGGCCGCCGCCAGCTCCGACGCACTGCCCGGAGACTCGCTCTACGGGCTCAAACGAGGCATGGAGGACATCAAGCTGGGCCTGGCCCACGGCGACAGCGACCGAGGCGAGCTCTACCTCGACCAGGCCTCGACCCGGCTGAGCGAGGCACGCCGCCTGATGGAGCGCGACCGCTCGGGCAGCCTCGACCACGAATCCCTGGGCGAGGTCAGGCGCGCCCTGTCCGGCATGCAGCACGACGCTACAGAAGGCCACCGCCTCCTCCACGAGGCATACGAACGGGACGGCTCGCTCGGCCCGATCCAGGCCCTCTCCGCCTTCGCCCAGTCGCACCGCCAGGCCTGGGGCGCGCTGCGCGACCGACTGCCCGTCCAGCTCGGCGACGTCAGCCAACAGGTCTCGTCGGTGTTCGCCGCCATAGACCAAGAGGTCGACCCGCTGCGCTCGCTGCTCCCGAAACCCCCCGTGCAGGAAGGCACGGGCCGACACCGCGGCGCCAGTTCGGACGCCCCCGGCTCGTCCGGCACGGACCGTCCCGCACCCAGCGCCAGCAGCGGCTCCACCACCGGCAGCCACCCCAGCAGCAGCAAGCCGAAGCCGTCCGCCTCGGGCAGCACCGGCGAAGGCCTGCTCGGCGGCAGCACGGGCGGCCTGCTGGACCCGCCCAAGGACACCACCAGCTCGTCCCCGTCGGCAGGCAGGTCCAACCCGGTCGGCGGCGCCCCCGACGTCACCCTGCCCCCGCTGCTCCCCGGTCTCCTTCCGGGCCTGGGCATCGACAGCGAGGACAACAGGTAG
- a CDS encoding NAD-dependent epimerase/dehydratase family protein — MGKVVLVTGVARQLGGRYVRRIQRDPQVDRVIAVDAVTPEHHLGGADFIRADIRQPTIARVLAEHSVDTVVHMDVTGTALSGGSRTTVKETNVIGTMQLLGACQKSPTVKRLVVKSSTNVYGSAPRDPAVFTETTPPKSLPSGGFAKDTVEVEGYVRGFARRRPDVAVCVLRFANILGPSADSPLASYFALPVLPTVFGYDPRLQFVHEDDVIEVLRIASHEPERGTLNSGTFNIAGDGVLLLSQCARRLGRPTVPLLLPALTWAGTAVRTLGVTDFSPEQLRLLTHGRVVSTNQMRETLGYKPKYTTAETFADFARSRGPGLLPPEALAGAVDRIAALSFLGGGQPPTLSAN; from the coding sequence TTGGGGAAGGTCGTGCTCGTGACCGGAGTGGCCCGCCAGTTGGGGGGCCGGTACGTACGACGGATCCAGCGTGACCCGCAGGTGGACCGCGTGATCGCCGTGGACGCGGTGACGCCCGAGCACCATCTGGGCGGTGCGGACTTCATCCGGGCCGACATCCGCCAGCCCACGATCGCCCGGGTGCTCGCGGAGCACTCCGTCGACACGGTCGTGCACATGGACGTGACGGGCACCGCGCTGAGCGGCGGCAGCCGGACCACGGTCAAGGAGACCAACGTCATCGGCACCATGCAGCTCCTCGGGGCCTGTCAGAAGTCCCCGACGGTCAAGCGGCTCGTCGTGAAGTCCAGTACGAACGTCTACGGGTCCGCGCCCCGCGACCCGGCCGTGTTCACCGAGACCACCCCGCCCAAGTCGCTGCCCAGCGGCGGCTTCGCGAAGGACACGGTGGAGGTCGAGGGGTACGTACGCGGCTTCGCGCGCCGCCGGCCCGACGTCGCCGTGTGCGTACTGCGGTTCGCGAACATCCTGGGCCCGAGCGCGGATTCACCGCTCGCCTCGTACTTCGCGCTGCCGGTGCTGCCGACCGTGTTCGGTTACGACCCACGCCTCCAGTTCGTGCACGAGGACGACGTCATCGAGGTGCTGCGGATCGCCTCGCACGAGCCGGAGCGGGGCACCCTCAACAGCGGCACGTTCAACATCGCCGGAGACGGCGTCCTGTTGCTCTCCCAGTGCGCGCGGCGGCTCGGCCGCCCCACCGTGCCGCTGCTGCTGCCCGCGCTCACCTGGGCGGGCACGGCGGTGCGTACCCTGGGGGTGACGGACTTCTCCCCGGAGCAGCTGCGGCTGCTGACGCACGGCAGGGTCGTGTCGACGAATCAGATGCGCGAGACGCTGGGATACAAACCGAAGTACACGACCGCCGAGACCTTCGCGGACTTCGCACGCAGCCGGGGACCCGGACTCCTGCCCCCCGAGGCCCTCGCGGGGGCCGTCGACCGGATCGCCGCGCTGTCCTTCCTGGGCGGCGGCCAACCCCCGACACTGAGCGCCAACTGA
- a CDS encoding redox-sensing transcriptional repressor Rex, protein MATGRTHRPATRSRGIPEATVARLPLYLRALTALSERSVPTVSSEELAAAAGVNSAKLRKDFSYLGSYGTRGVGYDVEYLVYQISRELGLTQDWPVVIVGIGNLGAALANYGGFASRGFRVAALIDADPEMAGKQVAGIAVQHSDGLEKIIDENGVSIGVITTPPGVAQQVCDRLVAAGVTSILNFAPTVLSVPDGVDVRKVDLSIELQILAFHEQRKAGEEAEAQAGAAAQAAAQENNGKGPDGDVPAVMPA, encoded by the coding sequence GTGGCAACTGGCCGAACTCACCGACCGGCGACCCGCAGCCGAGGAATTCCCGAGGCCACCGTCGCCCGTCTTCCGCTGTACCTCCGAGCCCTCACCGCACTGTCGGAACGCTCGGTCCCCACGGTCTCCTCCGAGGAGCTCGCGGCCGCGGCGGGGGTCAACTCCGCGAAGCTGCGCAAGGACTTCTCCTACCTGGGCTCCTACGGGACGCGCGGTGTGGGGTACGACGTCGAGTATCTCGTGTACCAGATCTCCCGCGAGCTGGGCCTGACCCAGGACTGGCCGGTAGTGATCGTCGGCATCGGTAATCTCGGCGCCGCGCTGGCCAACTACGGCGGGTTCGCGTCCCGCGGCTTCCGGGTCGCCGCGCTGATCGACGCCGATCCGGAGATGGCCGGAAAGCAGGTCGCGGGCATCGCCGTGCAGCACAGCGACGGCCTGGAGAAGATCATCGACGAGAACGGCGTCTCCATCGGCGTCATCACCACCCCGCCGGGCGTGGCCCAGCAGGTCTGCGACCGGCTGGTCGCCGCCGGGGTCACCTCCATCCTGAACTTCGCGCCGACCGTCCTGTCCGTCCCGGACGGCGTCGACGTGCGCAAGGTCGACCTCTCGATCGAACTCCAGATCCTCGCCTTCCACGAGCAGCGCAAGGCCGGCGAGGAGGCCGAGGCCCAGGCCGGTGCCGCCGCCCAGGCCGCCGCGCAGGAGAACAACGGCAAAGGACCCGACGGGGACGTTCCCGCCGTGATGCCGGCATGA
- a CDS encoding HAD family phosphatase — translation MAALGWLTPRRRSATARSVLAGEASAEAARKSSQELEELAHDAEPDVPDREPEFPVLGDDKAAAFFDLDNTVMQGAALFHFGRGLYKRKFFETRDLARFAWQQAWFRLAGVEDPEHMQDARDSALSIVKGHRVAELMSIGEEIYDEYMAERIWPGTRALAQAHLDAGQKVWLVTAAPVEIATVIARRLGLTGALGTVAESVDGVYTGKLVGEPLHGPAKAEAVRALATAEGLDLTRCAAYSDSHNDIPMLSLVGHPYAINPDAKLRKHARAFEWRLRDYRTARKAAKVGIPAAAGVGAVAGGTAAAIALHRRRR, via the coding sequence ATGGCCGCTCTCGGATGGCTCACTCCCCGTAGGCGCTCCGCCACCGCGCGGAGCGTGTTGGCAGGCGAGGCCTCGGCGGAGGCAGCGCGCAAGTCCTCGCAGGAACTGGAGGAACTCGCCCACGACGCCGAGCCGGACGTCCCCGACCGCGAACCGGAGTTCCCGGTGCTCGGTGACGACAAGGCCGCCGCCTTCTTCGACCTGGACAACACCGTCATGCAGGGCGCCGCGCTCTTCCACTTCGGGCGGGGCCTGTACAAGCGGAAGTTCTTCGAGACCCGCGATCTCGCCCGATTCGCCTGGCAGCAGGCATGGTTCAGGCTGGCCGGGGTCGAGGACCCCGAGCACATGCAGGACGCCCGCGACTCGGCGCTGTCGATCGTCAAGGGCCACCGGGTCGCCGAGCTGATGTCCATCGGCGAGGAGATCTACGACGAGTACATGGCCGAGCGCATCTGGCCCGGCACGCGTGCGCTCGCCCAGGCGCACCTGGACGCGGGCCAGAAGGTGTGGCTGGTGACGGCCGCCCCGGTCGAGATCGCGACGGTGATCGCCCGCCGCCTGGGCCTGACCGGCGCGCTGGGCACGGTCGCGGAGTCGGTGGACGGCGTCTACACCGGCAAGCTGGTCGGCGAGCCCCTGCACGGCCCGGCGAAGGCGGAGGCCGTCCGCGCGCTGGCCACGGCGGAGGGCCTGGACCTCACCCGGTGCGCGGCCTACAGCGACTCGCACAACGACATCCCCATGCTGTCCCTGGTCGGCCACCCCTACGCGATCAACCCGGACGCCAAGCTGCGCAAGCACGCGCGCGCCTTCGAGTGGCGGCTGCGGGACTACCGCACGGCGCGCAAGGCCGCGAAGGTCGGTATCCCGGCCGCGGCGGGCGTCGGCGCGGTGGCAGGCGGCACGGCCGCGGCCATCGCCCTCCACCGCCGTCGCCGCTGA
- a CDS encoding helix-turn-helix domain-containing protein, whose product MAAAGERPLNEVQFLTVAEVASVMRVSKMTVYRLVHSGHLPAIRVGRSFRVPEQAVHEYLRESYVGVETA is encoded by the coding sequence ATGGCTGCAGCGGGCGAGAGGCCTCTGAACGAGGTTCAGTTCCTTACCGTGGCGGAAGTCGCCTCGGTCATGCGAGTGTCGAAGATGACCGTGTACCGCTTGGTGCACAGCGGTCATCTGCCGGCGATCCGGGTGGGGAGGTCCTTCCGGGTGCCGGAGCAAGCGGTTCACGAGTACCTCCGCGAGAGCTATGTGGGGGTGGAGACAGCCTGA
- a CDS encoding glutamyl-tRNA reductase — translation MSLLVVGLSHRSAPVSVLERATLTADTQVKLVQDTVAAEPAAEAAVLATCNRIELYADVDKFHAGVAELSTLLAQHSGVGLEELTPHLYVHYEDRAVHHLFSVACGLDSMVVGEGQILGQIKDALAASQELHTAGRLLNDLFQQALRVGKRAHSETGIDRAGQSLVTFGLEQLSSGAPVDVWAKGKRALVIGAGSMSSLAAATLARAGVSEIVIANRTPDRAQRLAQILNENEGGASDVTARAVPMDAVPVELTRADVAVSCTGATGLVLTAESVVAAVAGRTGQGVVQGVGSARTAPDARFARTASGTAVDDHAPLPPTSLGTEDNCPLEVSTVQVTAGFSVLGEAAVAGLGAAELEQHAAWVDKGDAAARAPRAAGLLDPEADTEAIAALAAAVAVVGRVPERRRPEPVAEAPRPAPALALLDLAMPRDIDAAVHRLLGVRLVDIESLAEASADAPMAADVDQVRRIVADEVAAFSAAQRAAHITPTVVALRTMAADLVASEIARLDGRLPDLDDKQRGEITQTVRRVVDKLLHAPTVRVKQLAAEPGGAGYADALRTLFDLDPETVASVSRAENNTENAKNRGRA, via the coding sequence ATGAGTCTCCTCGTCGTCGGGCTGAGCCACCGCAGCGCCCCGGTCAGCGTCCTCGAGCGGGCCACGCTGACCGCGGACACGCAGGTCAAGCTGGTCCAGGACACCGTCGCCGCCGAGCCGGCCGCCGAGGCCGCGGTGCTCGCGACCTGCAACCGCATCGAGCTGTACGCCGACGTGGACAAGTTCCACGCGGGCGTCGCCGAGCTGTCCACGCTGCTCGCCCAGCACAGCGGGGTCGGGCTCGAGGAGCTCACCCCCCACCTCTACGTGCACTACGAGGACCGGGCCGTCCACCACCTCTTCTCGGTGGCGTGCGGGCTGGACTCGATGGTCGTGGGCGAGGGCCAGATCCTCGGCCAGATCAAGGACGCCCTGGCGGCCTCGCAGGAGCTGCACACCGCGGGCCGTCTGCTGAACGACCTGTTCCAGCAGGCGCTGCGGGTCGGCAAGCGGGCGCACTCCGAGACCGGCATCGACCGGGCCGGACAGTCCCTGGTCACCTTCGGCCTGGAACAGCTGTCCTCGGGCGCGCCCGTCGACGTCTGGGCCAAGGGCAAGCGGGCCCTCGTCATAGGGGCCGGCTCCATGTCCTCGCTGGCCGCGGCGACGCTCGCGCGCGCCGGGGTCTCCGAGATCGTCATCGCCAACCGCACGCCGGACCGCGCGCAGCGGCTCGCGCAGATCCTCAACGAGAACGAGGGCGGCGCCTCGGACGTGACGGCCCGCGCGGTACCGATGGACGCGGTGCCGGTCGAGCTGACACGTGCCGATGTCGCCGTCTCCTGCACCGGCGCGACGGGACTCGTCCTGACGGCCGAGTCGGTCGTGGCGGCCGTGGCGGGACGCACGGGGCAGGGCGTCGTTCAGGGCGTCGGCTCCGCTCGTACGGCACCGGACGCGCGGTTTGCCCGTACGGCGTCGGGCACGGCCGTGGACGACCACGCGCCGCTCCCGCCCACGAGCCTCGGCACCGAGGACAACTGCCCGCTCGAGGTGTCCACCGTGCAGGTCACGGCCGGGTTCTCCGTGCTCGGCGAGGCCGCCGTGGCCGGCCTGGGCGCCGCCGAGCTGGAGCAGCACGCGGCCTGGGTGGACAAGGGCGACGCGGCGGCCCGCGCCCCGCGCGCGGCGGGCCTCCTCGACCCGGAGGCCGACACGGAGGCCATCGCGGCGCTCGCCGCGGCCGTCGCCGTCGTCGGCCGGGTTCCCGAGCGCCGCAGGCCCGAACCGGTCGCCGAGGCGCCCCGGCCCGCGCCCGCGCTGGCACTGCTCGACCTCGCCATGCCCCGTGACATCGACGCGGCCGTGCACCGCCTGCTCGGCGTGCGCCTGGTCGACATCGAGTCGCTGGCCGAAGCCTCCGCGGACGCGCCGATGGCCGCCGACGTGGACCAGGTGCGGCGGATCGTCGCCGACGAGGTGGCCGCGTTCAGCGCCGCCCAGCGGGCCGCCCACATCACGCCCACCGTCGTGGCGCTGCGGACCATGGCCGCCGACCTCGTCGCGAGTGAGATCGCGCGGCTCGACGGACGGCTGCCGGACCTCGACGACAAGCAGCGGGGCGAGATCACACAGACCGTACGGCGTGTCGTCGACAAGCTGTTGCACGCGCCGACCGTACGGGTCAAGCAACTCGCCGCCGAACCCGGTGGCGCCGGGTACGCGGACGCGCTGCGAACCCTGTTCGACCTGGACCCGGAGACGGTCGCCTCCGTCTCGCGGGCCGAGAACAACACCGAGAACGCCAAGAACCGAGGGCGAGCATGA
- a CDS encoding glutaredoxin family protein, with product MAGMSPMFGRGERRTEKTEKAERVEKSGRAGARAPGERLVTLIRKPGCHLCDDAQQVVEKVCGDLGVPWEGKDITQDEELHRAYWEQIPVVLVDGAQHTFWRVDEGRLRKALAA from the coding sequence ATGGCCGGTATGAGTCCCATGTTCGGGCGCGGTGAGCGCCGTACGGAGAAGACGGAGAAGGCGGAGCGCGTGGAGAAGTCCGGGAGGGCCGGGGCGAGGGCGCCGGGTGAGCGGCTGGTCACGCTGATCAGGAAGCCCGGCTGTCACCTGTGTGATGACGCACAGCAAGTGGTGGAGAAGGTGTGTGGAGACCTCGGCGTGCCGTGGGAGGGGAAGGACATCACGCAGGACGAGGAACTGCACCGCGCGTACTGGGAGCAGATCCCCGTTGTGCTGGTGGACGGCGCCCAGCACACGTTCTGGCGCGTGGACGAGGGGCGCCTGCGCAAGGCCCTGGCCGCGTAG
- a CDS encoding lysophospholipid acyltransferase family protein yields the protein MADAKVIPFDDDRSRGGAAQRPTRRRTTGSRRTGDPAVVREVQPLPGRTFPQDDVPVTREEKPVQQPRDGGGLERRVAGGLAFLRRRLTGDYEVDDFGYDQELTDQVLMSLIRPLYEKYFRVEVKGIENIPSEGGALIVANHSGTLPLDGLMMQVAVHDNHPAGRHLRLLAADLVFMLPVVNELARKAGHTLACAEDAERLLERGELVGVMPEGFKGIGKPFSERYKLQRFGRGGFVSTALRQGTPIIPCSIVGAEEIYPMIGNAKTLARLLGFPYFPITPTFPWLGPLGAVPLPTKWTIQFGEPIPTDGYPPEAAEDPMLMFNLTDQVREQIQHTLYKLLVQRRSVFF from the coding sequence ATGGCGGACGCCAAGGTCATTCCGTTCGACGACGACCGGTCGCGCGGGGGTGCTGCGCAGCGCCCGACGCGGCGGCGGACCACGGGGAGCCGGCGCACGGGCGATCCCGCGGTGGTCCGTGAGGTCCAGCCCCTGCCGGGCCGGACCTTCCCGCAGGATGATGTTCCTGTGACGCGTGAGGAGAAGCCTGTTCAGCAGCCCCGGGACGGTGGCGGGCTGGAACGGCGTGTCGCCGGGGGCCTCGCCTTCCTGCGCAGGCGTCTGACCGGTGACTACGAGGTCGACGACTTCGGGTACGACCAGGAGCTCACCGACCAGGTCCTGATGTCCCTGATCCGCCCGCTCTACGAGAAGTACTTCCGGGTCGAGGTCAAGGGCATCGAGAACATCCCGTCCGAGGGCGGGGCGCTGATCGTCGCCAACCACTCCGGGACGCTGCCGCTGGACGGCCTGATGATGCAGGTCGCCGTCCACGACAACCACCCCGCGGGCCGGCATCTGCGGCTGCTCGCCGCCGATCTGGTCTTCATGCTGCCGGTCGTCAACGAGCTGGCACGCAAGGCCGGTCACACGCTCGCCTGCGCCGAGGACGCCGAACGGCTGCTGGAGCGCGGTGAACTGGTCGGGGTGATGCCGGAGGGCTTCAAGGGCATCGGCAAGCCGTTCAGCGAGCGCTACAAGCTCCAGCGCTTCGGGCGCGGCGGATTCGTGTCGACGGCCCTGCGGCAGGGCACTCCGATCATTCCGTGCTCGATCGTCGGCGCGGAGGAGATCTATCCGATGATCGGGAACGCGAAGACCCTCGCGCGACTTCTGGGGTTCCCGTACTTCCCGATCACGCCGACCTTCCCGTGGCTCGGCCCGCTCGGCGCCGTGCCGCTGCCGACGAAGTGGACGATCCAGTTCGGTGAGCCGATCCCGACGGACGGCTATCCGCCGGAGGCCGCCGAGGACCCGATGCTGATGTTCAACCTGACGGACCAGGTCAGGGAGCAGATCCAGCACACGCTGTACAAGCTGCTGGTGCAGCGCCGGTCGGTCTTCTTCTGA
- a CDS encoding ECF subfamily RNA polymerase sigma factor, BldN family: MYSHVGVDASGLATLRATVLDRLRGFVPTAYAVPAFAFPAPVGPCYALADGSAAVGRRGRSGSAATPTARRPAADSDSARMMDLVERAQAGEADAFGRLYDQYSDTVYRYIYYRVGGKATAEDLTSETFLRALRRIGTFTWQGRDFGAWLVTIARNLVADHFKSSRFRLEVTTGEMLDANEVERSPEDSVLESLSNAALLDAVRRLNPQQQECVTLRFLQGLSVAETARVMGKNEGAIKTLQYRAVRTLARLLPDDAR, from the coding sequence GTGTACTCACACGTCGGGGTTGACGCCTCGGGCCTGGCTACGCTGCGCGCAACGGTCCTCGACCGCTTGCGCGGCTTCGTCCCCACCGCGTACGCCGTCCCCGCCTTCGCCTTCCCCGCGCCCGTCGGCCCGTGCTACGCACTGGCCGACGGCAGCGCGGCGGTAGGCAGGCGGGGCCGCTCCGGCTCGGCCGCCACGCCCACCGCACGCCGCCCGGCCGCAGACAGCGACAGCGCCCGGATGATGGACCTCGTCGAGCGCGCCCAGGCCGGCGAGGCCGACGCCTTCGGGCGGCTCTACGACCAGTACAGCGACACCGTGTACCGCTACATCTACTACCGCGTCGGCGGAAAGGCGACCGCGGAAGACCTCACCAGCGAGACGTTCCTGCGCGCCCTGCGCCGGATCGGCACCTTCACCTGGCAGGGCCGTGACTTCGGCGCCTGGCTGGTGACCATCGCCCGCAACCTGGTCGCCGACCACTTCAAGTCGAGCCGCTTCCGCCTGGAAGTGACCACCGGCGAGATGCTCGACGCGAACGAGGTCGAGCGCAGCCCCGAGGACTCCGTCCTGGAGTCACTGTCGAACGCGGCACTGCTCGACGCCGTACGACGCCTCAATCCCCAGCAGCAGGAGTGCGTCACCCTGCGCTTTCTGCAGGGGCTCTCCGTCGCCGAGACCGCCCGGGTGATGGGCAAGAACGAGGGCGCCATCAAGACGCTCCAGTACCGAGCTGTCCGCACCCTCGCCCGGCTCCTCCCGGACGACGCCCGCTGA
- a CDS encoding AURKAIP1/COX24 domain-containing protein gives MGSVIKKRRKRMAKKKHRKLLKRTRVQRRNKK, from the coding sequence GTGGGCTCTGTTATCAAGAAGCGGCGCAAGCGGATGGCGAAGAAGAAGCACCGCAAGCTGCTCAAGCGCACTCGCGTTCAGCGTCGCAACAAGAAGTAG
- a CDS encoding acetoin utilization protein AcuC, with the protein MSGRAQLMWDEAVTGYDFGPDHPMDPVRLALTRGLVGAFGLDRDMDVVAAKAAGESTLRLVHREDYVEAVRAASADPAAADASYGLGTMDDPAFAGMHEVSALIAGQSVGAAEAVWRGDALHAVNFAGGLHHAMPGGASGFCIYNDAALAIARLLELGAERVAYVDVDVHHGDGVQAAFWEDPRVLTISLHEHPRTLFPQTGWPEETGAEGAEGSAVNVALPAGTGDAGWLRAFHAVVPELVAEFRPQVLVTQHGADTHFEDPLAHLAVSLDAQRAVQVACHELAHEYADGRWIALGGGGYAVVDVVPRSWTHLVAVAAGRPIEPETVIPESWRQEVFARTRQLAPARMTDGRWPVSWADWESGYDPADRLDQAIVATRRAVFPLRGLLA; encoded by the coding sequence ATGAGCGGCCGCGCACAGCTGATGTGGGACGAGGCAGTAACGGGCTATGACTTCGGTCCGGACCATCCGATGGACCCGGTCCGGCTGGCGCTGACCCGGGGACTGGTCGGGGCCTTCGGGCTCGACCGGGACATGGACGTGGTCGCGGCGAAGGCGGCCGGGGAGTCGACGCTGCGGCTCGTGCACCGGGAGGACTACGTGGAGGCGGTCAGGGCCGCCTCCGCCGATCCGGCCGCCGCCGACGCCTCGTACGGACTCGGAACCATGGACGATCCCGCCTTCGCGGGGATGCACGAGGTGTCCGCGCTCATCGCGGGGCAGTCGGTCGGTGCGGCGGAGGCGGTGTGGCGCGGGGACGCGCTGCACGCGGTGAACTTCGCCGGCGGTCTGCATCACGCGATGCCGGGTGGCGCGTCGGGGTTCTGCATCTACAACGACGCCGCGCTGGCGATCGCGCGGCTGCTGGAGCTCGGGGCCGAGCGGGTCGCCTACGTGGATGTCGACGTGCATCACGGGGACGGTGTGCAGGCCGCGTTCTGGGAGGATCCGCGGGTTCTGACGATCTCGCTGCACGAACATCCGCGGACCCTGTTCCCGCAGACCGGGTGGCCCGAGGAGACCGGCGCCGAGGGCGCGGAGGGCAGTGCCGTGAACGTGGCGCTGCCGGCCGGGACGGGGGACGCGGGGTGGCTGCGGGCCTTTCACGCGGTCGTTCCCGAACTGGTCGCGGAGTTCCGGCCGCAGGTGCTCGTCACCCAGCACGGCGCGGACACCCACTTCGAGGATCCGCTCGCGCATCTCGCCGTCTCGCTCGACGCGCAACGGGCCGTGCAGGTCGCCTGTCACGAGCTGGCGCACGAGTACGCCGACGGGCGGTGGATCGCGCTGGGCGGCGGGGGGTACGCGGTCGTGGACGTCGTACCGCGGTCGTGGACGCATCTGGTGGCCGTCGCCGCGGGGCGGCCGATCGAGCCCGAGACGGTGATTCCGGAGAGCTGGCGGCAGGAAGTCTTCGCCCGTACGAGGCAGTTGGCGCCGGCGCGGATGACGGACGGGCGGTGGCCGGTGTCCTGGGCGGACTGGGAGTCCGGGTACGACCCGGCGGACCGCCTCGACCAGGCGATCGTGGCGACGCGGCGGGCGGTGTTCCCGCTGCGGGGGCTGCTCGCGTAG